A single region of the Elizabethkingia sp. JS20170427COW genome encodes:
- a CDS encoding glycosyl hydrolase → MKAQNLEIDTLLTDKISIRAIQLWDGKVWYSGTDAKFGFIDWRQPKNQKQIKVSEKSLQFRTLGQNDRDFFLASIESPGYLFKINKKSLKVEKVFQDDSKSAFYDALLFVNNKVAYAFSDSNNGKMKLLTTKDGGDTWFFSKVFDKITLREGEAAFAASNTNIAAKGSRVWIATGGKSSRIFRMETSTSDKIIAEVFNTPFVQGSSSQGMYSIDFANETFGIAVGGDYTLQSENKNNIATTEDGGATWQIQASGANAGYMTCVRIKPGSQGKEIIAVGDQHISYSQDYGKTWKVISHEKNLYVAEWVDASTLIFAGKDRIIKVKIKS, encoded by the coding sequence TTGAAAGCTCAAAATTTAGAAATAGATACCTTGCTTACGGATAAGATAAGCATTAGAGCAATTCAGCTTTGGGATGGTAAAGTTTGGTATTCTGGGACTGATGCTAAATTTGGATTTATCGATTGGAGGCAGCCTAAGAATCAGAAGCAAATAAAAGTATCGGAAAAGTCGCTTCAGTTCAGAACTCTAGGGCAAAATGATAGAGATTTCTTTTTAGCGAGTATTGAGAGTCCAGGTTACTTATTCAAAATCAATAAGAAAAGTTTAAAGGTTGAAAAAGTTTTTCAGGATGATTCGAAATCAGCATTTTATGATGCTTTGTTATTTGTGAATAATAAAGTTGCCTACGCTTTTAGCGACTCAAATAACGGGAAAATGAAGCTGTTAACGACCAAAGATGGAGGGGATACTTGGTTTTTTTCTAAAGTTTTTGATAAAATTACTCTTCGCGAGGGAGAGGCTGCCTTCGCAGCAAGTAATACGAACATAGCAGCAAAGGGAAGTAGGGTATGGATTGCTACAGGAGGTAAATCTTCTCGAATTTTCAGAATGGAAACCTCTACTTCGGATAAAATTATTGCTGAGGTGTTCAATACTCCTTTTGTGCAAGGATCTTCTTCTCAAGGGATGTACTCTATAGATTTTGCAAATGAAACTTTTGGCATTGCCGTAGGAGGAGATTACACACTGCAATCCGAAAATAAAAATAACATTGCCACTACTGAAGATGGGGGAGCAACTTGGCAAATTCAGGCCTCAGGAGCGAATGCAGGGTATATGACTTGTGTGAGAATAAAACCAGGCTCCCAAGGTAAAGAGATAATTGCCGTAGGAGATCAGCATATTAGTTATTCTCAGGATTATGGGAAAACATGGAAGGTGATTTCTCATGAGAAAAACTTGTATGTTGCCGAGTGGGTAGATGCCTCCACCTTAATTTTCGCAGGTAAAGACAGAATTATAAAAGTAAAAATAAAATCATGA
- a CDS encoding lactonase family protein, giving the protein MKPTIFSVSIAMLTVACSVAKKSTNVDNDIFMLAGTYTAKDSKGIYVYKMDTVTGNIKPVSFVETQDPSYLAISKNGKYVYSVSEKESKEASSVNTFSFDKEKGILTFLGSQPAGGGAPCHIVISPDGQKVFTANYMGGSLSSYQVQLDGILKYENTITYQGKGFDAERQTQPHIHFSSYSPDGKYVFVNDLGLDKIYKFKVEENHQLLAGEPASFEVKKGSGPRHLSFHPNQKWAYLITEISGDVDVFDYHHGNLSLKQSIKADSLGARGSADIHITPNGKFLYASNRLKGDGISIFFINQQDGKLTKIGYQPTGIHPRNFAISPNGKFLICANRDSDLIQVFAIDKEGLLHDTHQDVKLSMPVFIGFVE; this is encoded by the coding sequence ATGAAACCAACGATTTTTTCAGTTAGTATAGCGATGCTAACTGTAGCCTGTTCAGTAGCTAAAAAATCGACAAATGTTGATAACGATATTTTTATGCTCGCGGGGACTTATACCGCTAAGGATAGCAAAGGGATTTATGTGTATAAGATGGATACGGTAACGGGAAATATCAAGCCTGTAAGTTTTGTAGAAACTCAAGATCCCTCTTATTTGGCAATTAGTAAAAATGGGAAATATGTGTACTCGGTTTCCGAAAAGGAAAGTAAAGAAGCATCTTCTGTAAATACTTTTTCCTTTGATAAAGAAAAAGGAATTTTAACATTTTTAGGATCTCAGCCTGCGGGAGGGGGAGCGCCGTGCCATATTGTAATTTCACCAGATGGGCAAAAAGTGTTTACCGCTAATTATATGGGAGGAAGCTTATCCAGTTATCAAGTACAGTTGGATGGGATTTTAAAATATGAAAATACCATTACCTACCAAGGAAAAGGCTTTGATGCAGAACGACAAACTCAGCCACATATCCATTTTAGTAGTTATTCTCCAGATGGGAAATATGTTTTTGTAAATGATTTAGGTTTGGATAAAATATACAAATTTAAAGTTGAAGAAAACCACCAGTTGCTTGCAGGAGAGCCCGCTAGTTTTGAAGTTAAAAAAGGAAGTGGGCCAAGGCATCTTAGTTTTCATCCTAACCAAAAATGGGCGTATCTAATTACCGAAATTTCTGGAGATGTTGATGTTTTTGATTATCACCACGGAAATTTAAGTTTAAAACAAAGTATAAAGGCAGATAGCTTAGGAGCTAGAGGAAGTGCCGATATCCATATTACACCTAATGGGAAGTTTTTATATGCTTCTAATCGATTGAAGGGAGATGGCATTTCCATTTTTTTCATTAACCAACAAGATGGGAAACTTACCAAAATAGGTTATCAGCCTACAGGAATTCATCCAAGGAATTTTGCAATAAGCCCTAATGGGAAGTTTCTGATATGTGCGAATAGGGATAGCGATCTTATTCAGGTTTTTGCCATCGATAAAGAAGGACTACTCCATGATACTCACCAAGATGTGAAGCTTAGTATGCCGGTATTTATAGGCTTTGTAGAATAA
- the recR gene encoding recombination mediator RecR yields the protein MNFPSKVLEKAVEEISGLPGIGKKSAMRLALYLLKQPKSQGEALGNSLKALVNDIQYCKTCHNFSDHDECEICANPNRNDNILCVVEDVRDVMAIENTGQYNGKYLVLGGKLSPMEGIGPNQLRIESLENKIKEGHVKEVIFALSATMEGDTTVYYLYKKLKSYPLSFSVIARGISVGDELEYADEVSLGRSIKNRQPYEE from the coding sequence ATGAATTTTCCAAGCAAAGTACTAGAAAAAGCAGTAGAAGAAATTTCTGGGCTTCCAGGGATTGGTAAGAAATCGGCTATGAGGCTGGCTTTATACTTATTAAAACAACCTAAATCCCAAGGAGAAGCTCTTGGCAATTCGCTAAAAGCTCTTGTCAACGACATACAATACTGTAAAACTTGCCATAATTTTTCCGATCATGACGAATGTGAAATTTGTGCTAACCCTAATAGAAACGATAATATCTTATGCGTAGTTGAAGACGTACGAGATGTAATGGCGATTGAAAACACGGGACAATACAACGGAAAATATCTGGTACTGGGTGGAAAACTCTCTCCCATGGAAGGCATTGGCCCTAACCAACTAAGAATAGAAAGTTTAGAAAACAAAATTAAAGAAGGTCATGTAAAAGAGGTTATCTTCGCTCTTAGCGCCACTATGGAAGGGGATACCACTGTATATTACCTTTACAAAAAATTAAAATCTTATCCTTTGAGTTTCTCTGTTATCGCAAGAGGAATTTCCGTAGGCGATGAATTGGAATATGCCGATGAAGTATCCCTAGGGCGTTCCATAAAAAATAGGCAACCTTACGAAGAATAA
- a CDS encoding patatin-like phospholipase family protein, producing the protein MRALVISGGGSKEAFARGIAEYLVDYLHIDYDIFIGTSTGSLLIPHLALDKVSKIKNVFTSVHQNSIFSDCPLRILEDKNHNRDIKINYLKVLKRIIKGHKTFGESGNLRKLIAETFTEREFIQLQQSNKKLIVTVSNLSLNTIEYKSIHDFSYSEFCDWIWISCNYIPFMSLVKKIILNMPMVASEAWFL; encoded by the coding sequence ATGAGAGCTTTGGTTATTTCTGGGGGAGGCAGCAAAGAGGCTTTTGCGAGAGGCATTGCCGAATACCTTGTAGATTACTTACATATCGATTATGATATTTTTATAGGAACCTCAACAGGAAGTTTGCTTATTCCTCATCTTGCTCTAGATAAGGTTTCCAAAATTAAAAATGTCTTTACTTCCGTTCATCAAAACTCTATTTTCAGCGATTGCCCTTTGCGAATTTTAGAAGACAAAAACCATAATAGAGATATTAAAATCAACTATTTAAAAGTATTAAAGAGAATTATCAAAGGGCATAAAACCTTTGGGGAAAGCGGAAACCTTAGAAAATTAATTGCTGAAACTTTTACCGAAAGAGAATTCATACAATTGCAACAATCCAATAAAAAACTCATCGTTACCGTTTCCAATCTATCTTTAAACACTATAGAATATAAATCGATACACGACTTTAGCTATTCTGAGTTTTGCGATTGGATTTGGATTTCATGCAACTACATTCCCTTTATGTCTCTGGTTAAAAAAATAATTTTGAATATGCCGATGGTGGCTTCGGAAGCGTGGTTCCTATAG
- a CDS encoding AraC family transcriptional regulator: MKPQLLKISSNQVNSFNARKDSTPDINNRWHYHLVLELIYFKKGNGTQYVGDDSRRFHKGDVALIGANLPHYWQFDNRFFNTRKSKSVEVYVVHFDEFFWGKEFINLPENKEIKKLIQKSTRGCQFLGETREKLTLLIPEIISSTGTNRIIKLLEVLQIMANSTEVDFLASSNYNPQFNDSEKNRIIDVYNYTLTHYTQKISLDEIATIANLSPSSFCKFFKSTSGKTYTQFVNEMRVSEACRKLIENQMSVKEICFACGFNNFTSFHEVFKSIIGKSPLQYQKEYRDGLTL; encoded by the coding sequence ATGAAACCTCAACTTCTAAAAATATCCTCCAATCAGGTAAATTCCTTTAATGCCCGTAAGGACAGCACCCCCGATATCAATAACCGTTGGCACTACCATTTGGTTTTGGAATTAATCTACTTTAAAAAGGGAAACGGCACCCAGTATGTAGGGGATGATAGTAGGAGATTTCATAAAGGAGATGTAGCTTTAATAGGTGCTAACCTGCCACATTATTGGCAATTCGATAACCGATTTTTTAATACTAGAAAATCAAAAAGTGTTGAGGTATATGTTGTTCATTTTGATGAGTTTTTTTGGGGAAAGGAGTTTATCAACCTTCCTGAAAATAAGGAAATCAAAAAACTGATTCAAAAAAGCACTCGAGGTTGTCAATTTTTAGGAGAAACCAGAGAGAAACTCACTTTACTGATTCCTGAAATCATCAGCAGTACAGGAACCAATAGAATCATCAAATTATTAGAAGTTCTTCAGATAATGGCCAACAGCACAGAAGTAGATTTCCTAGCATCTTCCAATTATAATCCTCAGTTTAATGATAGTGAAAAAAATAGAATTATCGATGTTTACAATTATACCCTAACCCATTATACCCAAAAAATAAGCCTGGACGAAATTGCCACTATTGCTAATCTTAGCCCTAGCTCTTTTTGTAAATTTTTTAAATCTACCAGTGGTAAAACTTATACCCAATTTGTTAATGAAATGAGGGTTAGCGAAGCTTGTAGAAAGCTGATTGAAAACCAAATGAGCGTAAAAGAAATTTGTTTTGCTTGTGGTTTCAATAACTTCACTAGCTTCCATGAAGTGTTTAAATCCATCATCGGGAAGAGCCCTCTACAGTATCAAAAAGAATATCGAGATGGTTTAACTTTATAA
- a CDS encoding (Fe-S)-binding protein, whose translation MKVGLFIPCYVDLFYPNVGIATLSLLEKQGVKAEYPTQQTCCGQPMANSGYEHLTYGCDHNFIQNFKNYDYIVAPSGSCVLHVKEHLKGETPQEEALAQYIKTHIYELVEFLTDVLKVKSIQASFPHKVGFHQSCHALRGLRLASMSERTEPSFSKPHQLLAQVKDLELTPINRPDECCGFGGTFCVQEEAVSVKMGKDKVKDHESNGAEYISGCDMSCLMHLDGILKRNNSPMKIIHIAEILNQENTLS comes from the coding sequence ATGAAAGTAGGATTATTCATTCCATGTTATGTGGATTTATTTTACCCCAATGTAGGAATAGCCACCTTGTCTTTATTAGAAAAACAAGGGGTGAAGGCCGAGTATCCCACCCAACAAACTTGTTGTGGCCAGCCTATGGCCAATTCTGGATATGAACACCTTACTTATGGTTGCGACCATAACTTCATACAAAATTTTAAAAATTACGATTATATTGTAGCTCCTTCTGGGAGTTGCGTATTACATGTTAAAGAACATTTAAAGGGAGAAACTCCTCAGGAGGAAGCTTTGGCTCAATATATCAAAACTCATATTTATGAGTTGGTAGAATTTTTAACCGATGTATTAAAAGTAAAAAGTATCCAAGCCTCATTCCCGCATAAAGTAGGATTTCACCAAAGTTGCCACGCTTTAAGAGGTCTTAGGCTGGCAAGTATGTCGGAGCGTACAGAACCTTCCTTCTCAAAGCCTCATCAACTATTGGCTCAAGTTAAAGATCTGGAGCTAACACCAATTAATCGTCCTGATGAATGTTGTGGCTTTGGAGGTACTTTTTGTGTACAAGAGGAGGCGGTTTCTGTAAAGATGGGAAAAGATAAAGTAAAAGACCACGAAAGCAATGGTGCCGAATATATCTCAGGATGTGATATGTCCTGTCTTATGCATTTGGATGGGATTTTGAAAAGAAATAATAGCCCTATGAAAATTATTCATATTGCTGAAATATTAAACCAAGAAAACACTCTATCATGA
- a CDS encoding lactate utilization protein B produces MSNHAALAQRFNQDEKRVDWHDKTLWLVREKRDATSHAIPDWEKLRETASRIKFNVLSHLDTYLVQFEEKARQNGIIVHWAKDAQEHNNIVLSILEKHQAKKIVKSKSMLTEECGLNHFLEEKNYQIIDTDLGERIVQLAKETPSHIVLPCIHKKKEEIGEIFHENLSAPKGLADPQQLTEIAKQDLRNHFLTANVAMTGVNFAVAETGEFVVCTNEGNADMGAHLAKVHIACMGLEKVIPERRSLGVFLRLLARSATGQSITSYSSHFKKPRKGQEIHVVIVDNGRSTQLGSDKFRNSLKCIRCGACFNTCPVYRRSGGHSYHTAIAGPIGSILAPNRDLEKYKDLPFACSLCGSCANVCPVKIDLDTQLYGMRQEIVKAGYGGFIKDIAMRQAAKMLSSTKRYEKLKKKLKFGYKRTPFLIKNKLNPWYQHREMPELAKESFKEWYLKNKRNEQ; encoded by the coding sequence ATGAGTAATCATGCAGCTTTAGCCCAGAGATTTAACCAAGATGAAAAGCGTGTAGACTGGCACGATAAGACATTGTGGTTGGTGCGTGAGAAGAGAGATGCGACTTCTCATGCCATCCCAGATTGGGAAAAATTAAGGGAAACCGCGTCTAGAATTAAGTTTAACGTGCTTTCTCATCTGGATACTTACCTTGTACAGTTTGAGGAAAAAGCTCGTCAAAACGGGATTATAGTCCACTGGGCTAAGGATGCACAAGAGCATAATAACATTGTTTTATCAATTTTAGAGAAACATCAGGCTAAAAAGATTGTTAAAAGTAAATCTATGCTTACTGAGGAATGTGGACTTAACCATTTTTTGGAAGAAAAAAATTATCAAATTATCGATACCGACTTAGGAGAGCGTATAGTTCAGTTAGCGAAGGAGACACCTAGCCATATTGTTTTGCCTTGTATCCACAAAAAGAAGGAGGAAATAGGAGAAATTTTTCACGAAAATTTAAGTGCTCCAAAAGGTTTAGCAGACCCTCAACAGCTAACAGAAATAGCAAAACAAGATCTTAGAAATCATTTTCTAACAGCAAATGTAGCCATGACGGGAGTTAACTTTGCAGTGGCGGAAACAGGTGAGTTTGTTGTATGTACCAATGAGGGAAATGCCGATATGGGAGCACATTTAGCAAAAGTACACATTGCTTGTATGGGACTGGAAAAAGTAATCCCAGAAAGGAGAAGCTTAGGAGTGTTTTTAAGATTATTGGCAAGAAGTGCAACAGGACAGTCGATAACGAGTTATAGTAGCCATTTTAAAAAACCTAGAAAGGGACAAGAAATCCATGTGGTAATCGTGGATAATGGGAGGTCTACTCAACTGGGTAGTGATAAGTTCAGAAATTCTTTAAAGTGTATTCGCTGTGGGGCGTGTTTCAATACTTGCCCCGTGTATCGCCGAAGTGGAGGACATAGCTATCATACCGCAATAGCAGGGCCTATAGGCTCGATTTTGGCTCCTAATCGAGATTTGGAAAAATATAAAGATTTGCCTTTTGCCTGCTCACTCTGTGGGTCTTGTGCTAATGTTTGTCCAGTGAAGATAGATTTGGATACCCAACTTTACGGCATGAGGCAAGAAATTGTAAAAGCAGGGTATGGCGGATTTATAAAAGATATTGCTATGCGACAAGCAGCTAAAATGCTGAGCTCAACAAAGAGGTATGAAAAACTGAAGAAAAAACTAAAATTTGGCTATAAGAGAACCCCATTTTTAATTAAAAATAAATTAAATCCATGGTATCAGCATCGCGAAATGCCAGAACTGGCGAAAGAAAGTTTTAAAGAATGGTATCTTAAAAATAAGAGAAATGAGCAGTAG
- a CDS encoding LUD domain-containing protein, whose product MSSRDFILNSIKNSKPEKFSLPEDYSFLYEDSQWVEAFKTNAEKNGAKISFIHTEKEISDYIQLYFNQEKRIINTLQDAQSLGDLDPHSFHDVELVVVKGLVGVAENAAIWFTETEFKNRVLPFITQNLLVVLRAKDIVPLMHEVYERIENTDAGFSIFISGPSKTADIEQSLVIGAHGSRSHHILIWEEET is encoded by the coding sequence ATGAGCAGTAGAGATTTTATTTTGAATTCTATTAAGAACTCCAAACCAGAGAAATTTTCCTTACCTGAAGATTATTCATTTCTATATGAAGATTCTCAATGGGTAGAGGCTTTTAAAACTAATGCGGAGAAAAATGGAGCAAAGATTTCTTTTATTCATACTGAAAAGGAAATTTCCGATTACATTCAACTATATTTTAACCAAGAAAAGAGGATCATAAATACTTTACAAGATGCTCAATCATTGGGAGATTTGGATCCTCATTCTTTTCATGATGTAGAATTGGTAGTGGTAAAAGGACTAGTAGGAGTTGCTGAGAACGCTGCAATATGGTTTACCGAAACCGAATTTAAAAACCGAGTGCTTCCTTTTATTACTCAAAATTTATTGGTGGTACTTCGGGCAAAGGATATTGTTCCTTTGATGCATGAAGTTTACGAGAGGATAGAGAATACCGATGCAGGTTTTTCAATATTTATTTCAGGACCTTCTAAAACAGCGGACATCGAGCAATCTTTGGTGATAGGAGCTCATGGTTCCAGAAGTCACCACATTTTGATATGGGAAGAAGAAACATGA
- the fucP gene encoding L-fucose:H+ symporter permease has translation MENTLITESQTEITHEKSTNTTSKKNSYLYPLILITSLFFFWGFVHNLDPVLIPHLRKAFQLTDLESSLVDFSIFIAYFLMAIPAGKIMKKYGYKSGIIIGLILFASGAFLFIPAADTQMYVFFLGALFVIACGLAFLETAANPYIAILGPEETATRRLNFSQSFNGLAAFIAPIIGGKYILSDTVLSDAQIQAFSAAELQQYIANEAASVKGPYLVLGIIIVLVIVLIAFTKLPDIKENAQENEKSTLLHAWKHKHLRWAVIAQFFYVGAQVCILSFFIRFIVVSAGITEKEAAFYAGLAGLAFMLGRFAGTFLMKFLKAHTLLMIYALLSMLFTLVAIFSSGMLSIYSLILVAFFMSIMFPTIFSLGIADLGKDTKMASSLLVMSIVGGAFLPLGLGYISDITGNIQYGYIVPLLCFFIVFLFAKFGWKPKY, from the coding sequence ATGGAAAACACCTTAATCACAGAGAGTCAAACAGAGATAACCCATGAGAAGAGTACAAATACTACCAGTAAGAAGAATAGCTATCTGTATCCTTTGATACTGATTACCAGTTTATTCTTCTTCTGGGGATTTGTACATAATTTAGATCCTGTACTCATTCCACATTTAAGAAAAGCATTTCAGTTGACAGATTTGGAATCTTCTCTGGTAGATTTTTCTATTTTTATTGCTTATTTCTTAATGGCGATTCCTGCTGGGAAAATCATGAAAAAATATGGATATAAAAGCGGAATCATCATTGGGCTAATCTTATTTGCAAGTGGTGCATTTCTTTTTATTCCTGCGGCAGATACTCAGATGTATGTTTTCTTTTTAGGAGCATTGTTTGTTATTGCCTGTGGTTTAGCATTTTTAGAAACTGCCGCTAATCCATATATTGCGATTTTAGGACCAGAGGAAACTGCAACTAGAAGGTTGAATTTTTCTCAGTCTTTTAATGGTCTAGCAGCTTTTATAGCTCCCATTATTGGAGGGAAATATATACTTAGCGATACCGTATTATCCGATGCCCAAATCCAAGCATTTTCAGCAGCAGAATTGCAACAATACATTGCCAATGAAGCCGCAAGTGTAAAAGGACCTTATCTAGTTTTAGGGATTATCATTGTATTGGTGATAGTTTTAATTGCTTTTACCAAACTCCCCGATATTAAAGAAAATGCCCAGGAAAATGAAAAATCTACACTTCTCCATGCGTGGAAGCATAAGCATTTGCGTTGGGCAGTGATAGCTCAGTTCTTTTACGTAGGTGCCCAGGTATGTATCTTGAGTTTTTTTATTAGGTTTATCGTTGTTTCTGCAGGTATTACCGAAAAAGAAGCTGCTTTTTACGCAGGACTAGCAGGATTAGCTTTTATGTTAGGGAGATTTGCAGGTACTTTTTTGATGAAGTTTTTAAAAGCACATACCTTATTGATGATTTATGCTTTGCTTAGCATGCTATTTACTCTAGTGGCAATTTTTTCATCGGGGATGCTGAGTATCTATAGTCTGATTTTAGTAGCCTTTTTTATGTCGATAATGTTTCCGACAATTTTTTCCTTGGGGATTGCAGACCTTGGCAAAGATACCAAAATGGCTTCTTCGTTGTTGGTGATGTCAATTGTAGGAGGTGCATTTCTACCTTTAGGACTAGGATATATTTCAGATATTACAGGAAATATACAATATGGATATATCGTTCCACTGCTTTGCTTTTTTATAGTTTTCCTTTTTGCAAAATTCGGTTGGAAGCCAAAATACTAG
- a CDS encoding UxaA family hydrolase, translating into MKTKVLKINPKDNVLVALQNIAKGETILFEGEEYLIKEDIPAKHKFFMADYQPGTEILMYGILVGKTQILVEKGQRMSVENTKHAAEPYAYREVDYHWEAPDISEFKDKTFDGYHRKNGEVGTANYWLFIPTVFCENRNLDIIKEALYNELGYAVGDKYKDYTHQLLQAYQNGESLDDLQLNPNPQKSRVFKNVDGIKFLNHSGGCGGTRQDANILSKLLASYADHPNVAGVTVLSLGCQHLQVEMFKKDLYERNPNFDKPLLIFEQQKSQSEEELIKLAIKGTFLGLVEINKIERKPAPISKLVLGVKCGGSDGFSGISANPSIGFTADLLSALGGRVLLAEFPELCGVEQELIDRSVNREIAEKFIRLMTEYDELAHKVGSGFYMNPSPGNIKDGLITDAIKSAGAARKGGLSPVTDVLDYTEASVKPGLNLVCTPGNDVEATTGKAASGATLILFTTGLGTPTGNPVCPVIKVATNTALAKRMSDIIDIDTGPVIDGEKTIEQMGRDILYYCIEAASGRVIPKAVALNQDDFIPWKRGVSL; encoded by the coding sequence ATGAAAACTAAAGTTTTAAAAATAAACCCTAAGGACAATGTTTTGGTAGCATTACAAAATATTGCAAAGGGTGAAACCATCCTTTTTGAAGGAGAAGAATATCTGATAAAAGAAGATATTCCTGCGAAGCATAAATTCTTTATGGCAGATTATCAGCCAGGAACAGAAATTTTAATGTATGGGATTTTAGTAGGAAAAACCCAAATTCTTGTAGAGAAAGGACAAAGGATGTCGGTGGAAAATACCAAACATGCTGCCGAACCTTATGCTTATCGTGAAGTAGATTACCATTGGGAAGCCCCAGATATTTCGGAATTTAAAGATAAAACTTTTGATGGATATCATCGGAAAAATGGAGAAGTGGGAACTGCAAATTATTGGCTTTTTATTCCTACAGTATTTTGTGAGAACCGAAATTTAGATATCATTAAAGAGGCCTTGTACAATGAGTTAGGCTATGCCGTAGGAGATAAGTATAAAGATTATACGCATCAACTTTTACAAGCTTATCAAAATGGAGAATCTTTAGATGATCTACAACTCAATCCTAACCCACAGAAAAGTCGTGTTTTTAAAAACGTTGATGGAATTAAATTTTTAAACCATTCAGGAGGATGTGGAGGAACAAGGCAAGATGCCAATATACTTAGTAAGTTATTAGCTTCCTATGCAGACCATCCTAATGTAGCGGGAGTTACAGTGTTGAGTTTGGGATGCCAGCATCTTCAGGTGGAAATGTTTAAGAAAGATCTTTACGAAAGAAATCCAAATTTTGACAAACCTCTTTTAATTTTTGAACAACAAAAATCCCAAAGCGAAGAGGAGTTGATAAAACTAGCAATTAAAGGAACCTTTCTTGGACTGGTAGAAATTAATAAAATTGAAAGAAAACCTGCACCTATCTCCAAATTGGTTTTGGGAGTTAAATGTGGAGGTAGCGATGGGTTTAGTGGGATTTCTGCCAACCCATCTATTGGTTTTACCGCAGATTTGTTATCAGCATTGGGAGGAAGGGTTCTTCTTGCGGAGTTCCCTGAGTTGTGTGGAGTAGAGCAAGAGCTTATCGACCGCTCTGTAAATCGTGAAATCGCTGAAAAATTTATTCGACTGATGACAGAATACGATGAATTGGCTCATAAAGTAGGCTCAGGATTTTATATGAATCCTTCTCCAGGGAATATCAAAGATGGGCTAATCACCGATGCTATCAAATCGGCTGGGGCAGCCAGAAAAGGAGGTCTTTCTCCCGTTACTGATGTTTTGGATTATACCGAAGCTTCTGTAAAGCCAGGTCTTAACCTAGTATGTACTCCGGGGAATGATGTGGAAGCTACCACGGGGAAGGCTGCTTCAGGGGCTACATTAATTTTGTTTACCACAGGATTAGGAACCCCTACTGGGAATCCGGTATGTCCTGTGATTAAGGTGGCAACCAATACCGCTTTAGCAAAAAGGATGAGTGATATTATCGATATCGATACAGGTCCCGTGATAGATGGCGAAAAAACTATTGAGCAGATGGGAAGAGATATTTTATACTATTGCATTGAGGCTGCTAGTGGAAGGGTGATTCCTAAAGCAGTAGCTTTGAATCAGGATGACTTCATCCCTTGGAAGAGAGGTGTTAGTTTATAA
- a CDS encoding SDR family NAD(P)-dependent oxidoreductase has protein sequence MFSLKNKKAVVTGGGSGIGEAISELFAQQGAEVIIVEKSLENAEKVQSKILASGGKAEVKICDVANHQEVKQLFEDLGTIDILVNNAGIAHIGKADTTSEEDFDKIVAVNIKGVYNCLHVAIPFLKASKNGVILNMASIASLVGIPDRFAYSTAKGAVKAMTMSVAKDYIHEGIRCNSISPARVHTPFVDGFLQKNYPDDIDGMFEKLSKTQPIGRMAKPSEIAALVLYLCSDEASFITGCDYPIDGGFTTLNN, from the coding sequence ATGTTTTCATTAAAGAATAAAAAAGCTGTAGTTACAGGAGGCGGCAGTGGGATAGGAGAAGCAATTTCAGAGCTTTTTGCTCAACAAGGAGCAGAGGTTATTATCGTTGAGAAAAGTTTGGAAAACGCTGAAAAAGTACAGTCTAAAATTTTAGCGAGTGGAGGAAAAGCAGAGGTGAAGATTTGTGATGTAGCAAATCACCAAGAGGTAAAGCAACTTTTTGAAGACTTAGGGACTATTGATATTTTGGTCAATAACGCAGGGATTGCCCATATCGGAAAAGCAGATACCACTTCTGAAGAAGATTTTGATAAAATAGTAGCTGTAAATATCAAGGGCGTGTACAACTGCCTCCATGTAGCTATACCGTTTTTGAAGGCTTCTAAAAATGGAGTTATTTTAAATATGGCTTCCATTGCTTCTTTGGTAGGTATTCCTGATCGCTTTGCGTATAGTACTGCAAAAGGAGCTGTAAAAGCGATGACGATGAGTGTGGCAAAGGATTATATCCACGAGGGAATCCGTTGCAACTCCATCTCTCCGGCAAGAGTGCATACCCCATTTGTAGATGGGTTTTTGCAAAAGAATTATCCCGATGATATCGATGGGATGTTTGAGAAACTTTCGAAAACCCAGCCGATAGGAAGAATGGCAAAGCCTTCAGAAATTGCTGCTTTGGTCTTATATTTGTGTAGCGATGAGGCTTCCTTTATTACAGGATGCGATTATCCAATAGATGGTGGTTTTACTACTTTAAATAACTAA